The Bradyrhizobium sp. B097 genome contains the following window.
ATTCGCTCGCCTTCGTCGAGATGATGATGGCGGCAGGCGAGCACTTCGACAGGGAGATCGATTTCGAGAACCTCGACCCCGAACAGATGACGCTGATCGGGCCGCTGTGCCAGTTCGTGTCGGAGCAGTTGAGGCCGCATCCGTCATGACATACGCCAAGACCTTCGCTGCCGACGTGCTGCTTCCGTTGCTGAGGGCGCGGCCGGAGCCTGTGGCCGCCCGCGTCGATCCGGACACGCTTGCCAGGCCGCCGTCTCCGGCGAAGCAGCGGGAGGTGCGGTTCTCGGACTTCGAGGCCGTCGCGGATCTGAAGGAGCGCTCCGGGCTGCCGAAGGACAACCCGGAGAATTGGCACCGGCTGTGGCGGCAGAATCCAGTGCTGGCGGCGACCGGGTCGCAGCACGGCATGGGCTGGGTGCTTGAGACCGAGGCAGGCATCGTCGGATACCAGGGCAGCCTGCCGCTGCTCTACCGGCTCGGCGACCGCACGCTGGTTGGCGCGGTCGGCACAGGCCTCGCCATCGATCCGGCCTACCGCGCGCGCGGCATCGGGCTTCTGTCCGCGTTCTTCCGGCAGCCCGGCATCGATCTCGCCATCGTGACGTTCGCGATCGAATCCGCGGTCAAGCTGGCCAAGGCCCTGCACGGACGGACGCTGGCGCAGCCCGACTACGCCAAGGTGCTGTTCTGGGTGCTGGACCCGCCTCGGTTCGCGCAGACGCTGGCGTCGAAGTTCCGCCTTTCGGGCGGAACGGCCGCGATCGCGAGCGCGCTCGGCGCGACGGCGCTGCGGGCCGACATGGGGCTGCGCCGCGGGCCCGGACGATTTCCCGGGACACAGCGCTGCGGATTCGACGTCGCAGAAATCGACGTCAACAACATCGGCGACGAGTTCGAGGACCTGTGGCGGCGCAAGCTCGCCGAGGCGCCGCGGCTGATGGCGGACCGCGGCGCCGCTTCGCTACGTTGGCACTTCACCATCCCCGGC
Protein-coding sequences here:
- a CDS encoding acyl carrier protein, which produces MSGPTTDDVRAFFGAFLNQKLQDRGQRPLRDLPDDYDLLLSGALDSLAFVEMMMAAGEHFDREIDFENLDPEQMTLIGPLCQFVSEQLRPHPS
- a CDS encoding GNAT family N-acetyltransferase, whose protein sequence is MTYAKTFAADVLLPLLRARPEPVAARVDPDTLARPPSPAKQREVRFSDFEAVADLKERSGLPKDNPENWHRLWRQNPVLAATGSQHGMGWVLETEAGIVGYQGSLPLLYRLGDRTLVGAVGTGLAIDPAYRARGIGLLSAFFRQPGIDLAIVTFAIESAVKLAKALHGRTLAQPDYAKVLFWVLDPPRFAQTLASKFRLSGGTAAIASALGATALRADMGLRRGPGRFPGTQRCGFDVAEIDVNNIGDEFEDLWRRKLAEAPRLMADRGAASLRWHFTIPGGSSRATVLCCRRAARLAGYAIVEHSTDRKTGLRRAMLADILAEQDDPETTEALLGAAYANAVAAGDDFFEVVGLPAHVRRILMRWRPYVRTYPTDPLVYRTADESLGRFLADGNGWYAGPMDGDTTLLP